A stretch of DNA from Scomber japonicus isolate fScoJap1 chromosome 19, fScoJap1.pri, whole genome shotgun sequence:
accatgttcacactctgaaacacacgacgacatcatcatcatatcaactagtttggcatgatcttacatccttccttccttccttccttccttccttcctacctaacaccatatcaactagtttggcatgatcttacattcttccttccttccttccttccttcctacctaacaccatatcaactagtttggcatgatcttacatccttccttccttccttccttccttccttcctacctaacaccatatcaactagtttggcatgatcttacattcttccttccttccttccttccttcctacctaacaccatatcaactagtttggcatgatcttacatccttccttccttccttccttcctacctaacaccatatcaactagtttggcatgatcttacattcttccttccttccttccttccttcctacctaacaccatatcaactagtttggcatgatcttacatccttccttccttccttccttccttcctacctaacaccatatcaactagtttggcatgatcttacattcttccttccttccttccttgcttcctacctaacaccatatcaactagtttggcatgatcttacatccttccttccttccttccttccttccttcctacctaacaccatatcaactagtttggcatgatcttacatccttccttccttccttcctacctaacaccatatcaactagtttggcatgatcttacatccttccatccttccttccttccttccttccttccttcctactaacaccatatcaactagtttgacatgatcttacatccttccttccttccttcctacctaacaccatatcaactagtttggcatgatcttacatccttccttccttccttccttccttccttccttccttccttcctacctaacaccatatcaactagtttggcatgatcttacattcttccttccttccttccttccttcctacctaacaccatatcaactagtgtggcatgatcttacatccttccttccttccttccttcctacctaacaccatatcaactagtttggcatgatcttacatccttcctgccttccttccttccttcctacctaacaccatatcaactagtttggcatgatcttacattcttccttccttccttccttccttcctacctaacaccatatcaactagtttggcatgatcttacatccttccttccttccttccttccttccttcctacctaacaccatatcaactagtttggcatgatcttacatccttccttccttccttcctacctaacaccatatcaactagtttggcatgatcttacatccttccatccttccttccttccttccttccttccttcctactaacaccatatcaactagtttgacatgatcttacatccttccttccttccttcctacctaacaccatatcaactagtttggcatgatcttacatccttccttccttccttccttccttccttccttcctacctaacaccatatcaactagtttggcatgatcttacatccttccttccttccttcctacctaacaccttatcaactagtttggcatgatcttacatccttccttccttccttcctacttacctaacaccatatcaactagtgtggcatgatcttacattataacttttatattaaataaagctaatggaatactattgttctaaatattacatttcatctggttaccatggagatcaggaaacatttacattacccATAAACCCTCCTCAACATTTATGAGGAAACTCTTTTATAAACATATTTCTGTGATATGTTTTAATACACTAACTGAAAACAGACTCTTGATAATCTTGTAGGAGTTTTTTTGTAGCTGCAGATTCACTGGATGACGTTGACCTTCACTCAGTGCTTTCTTACCTTCTTCACAGTCTGACCTGCAGCTTTTCTAGCTACAAAACTTTCAGGCACTCCGACGGTGGCGGACATCTTCTGCTCTGCAGCGGAAAGCAGCGTGAACTGAGAcaggacgagagagagagagagagagacagagagagacagagagagagagagacatctgTCAGGACGCTTCATCAACACTAAACAGACTCACGATGTGTGACGGGCGACGCTCCACCTGTCTGAAGTAAATCATCCAGTCAGGTTTGCACTGTGAGATCATGTCATACGGTGTCACCAGGTAGACCAGATGGAGGTAACTGTTGAGCAGCAGACCCTCCAAACCTTTAGAGAGGTCTGAGTAGAGCTCGTCACTGCGAGTCAGATCCACCgagcctgaaaacacacagacagtcagtcaaGTGTCAGTCTGAGGGTTGTACTACTGAAGCGTGACTGACTGAGtgctgagggttagggttgactTACCTTTAAACGTAGCTCTTCCCAGCTTGGTGACCTGCAGACTTTCCCcgtgtgtgtctgcagaggCGGTGACGAGGTTTTTCTCTTTCAGGAAGTCGACACACTGCCGAACGACGTCCTGCAGACTCTTctcctcacacagctgctgctgctggacgtACAGCAGCGTCCCGCACAGGAAGTCCCAAATCTGAGCCACAGACCGAGTGATCTAcgacagaaagaaacacagtAAAGGAAgttatggagttagatttgtttcataatgttgtgtgtgtgcagcatcctggtgcctttcatactcaaacagaaatgtatatgaaagtgtgtgctagataatatacatcaggggtgtcaaacatgcggcccgggggccaggttctgcccgccaaggggtgtgatccggcccacttgccatcctgtgttcttgtccttccttcctaccttccctttttcctttcttcgttccttccttcctttcttccttcctccttcccctctgtctactcttccttccttcctccctcccttctgtctgtccttccttctccctttttattgatccggcccacatgagatcaaattggtctgtatgggttagggatttttttttttgcgaggAAGTAATTAATCACCTGTCCCAAATACCCTGGATTCAAATACACGCCTAGTCTCTTACGTGAATGAGATAAATAATAGTCCGGGCTATTATTCGATATTTTACGgtaatgtgttaataatttCACACATAAGTCGCTCCAGAGTATAAGTCGCACCCACGCAACTGCGACTTATAATCCGAAATATAAATACGGTAACTAGAGATATTTGTCTTCAACATTGAAATAGAATAATTTAACAGAGAGAAGGATTTACATTCAGTCCGATGAGCGACAGGATGAGACTCAGGACGCCTTTTCCATCGTCGTGCATCAGGTTGCTGTAACAGTTCTCCATCGGAGCACAAACAAGATTCTTagcctgaaaaaaacaacaaaaaaaacaaacacacaaataaagaagaagaacagagaaGCAAGAAGTTAATATCAGGTGGAAAGGCAGAGGTTGCTTTTTAAATTACCTTTAGTCTGTTGTAATGCTGTTGTAGGTTTTCCATGAATGAAGCCTTAGCTAAAAAAACGGCATTCATGTTCTTACAGTTACACATTATTTATCAAGGCATTTTATGCACATGGTCAGATCCCACGAAGAATAACTACAGCAAGGCAGCAgcttccctctatccttccttgtcttctttccttctttgtttccttccctccatccttccttccatctttccttcttcttcttttcctttcttcctttccttccttcctttcttcccttccttcctaatcccctttccttccttcctttccttcatcttcttttcctttcttcctttccttcatcttttttcctttcttccttcctttctttcttcctaatcccttttccctcaatccttccttcctttatttccttcctatcacttttccttctttccatccttgtttccttcctcccttccatctttttattggtccggcccacaaGAGGGGATcctaataaactaaaataaatgtactttaaaaaaaaaaaaatcgagaCCATTTTCTAATTTTACTTGAGTTTGtctttaatttctgtttttactcATTTGACCTGATAATGTCTGCAGCTGGATCATTTACTAGCTCACATGGTTTCAGTCAGTCTGGCCTTCATCAGATGTACAAACTGCATCttaacactttaacacacataGGAGCTACTCCATCATCTAATCAGATCATTACAGGGATGAGTTTGATGAGTAGAGATGTGCATTTAATAACTGCAGAATAACAGACTACTCGCTGCATGACGACATTCACCAGAGCTAAATAGATAACACATCAAAAATAACTTTCAATATTCATAACAAACAATAAGCTTTAACTGCCCAATCTTGTATTAATGTTTAAGAAATGAAGGCTGATtgtcatttcaattaaatgataatcagccttcatttctttacacaAACATATGAATTAAAAGAATTAATTTTACAGGCTTACAGACcgctaataatataatacaatataacacCGCTGAGCATTTCCTTTACCatcatgttagcaatgagagacgtAAAGTTAGCTTTCTCTCTGTTCacgtactagtttggtgattagcgtcaggtccgtctcccttagCAACCGTCACAGCAGTTAGCAGCTTTTTGTCCGTGtgaagccaccgtagctcaactctgctccaatatatttcacacctgacaacattatcctttactttctggaagcttttaaaccacgctggacttAAGTGTGTCTTCGTCTGCCTCATGTTCCCTCcggtcagctagctagcaggctaacttactaccgagtcagctagctagcaggataacttactaccgagtcaaagtagccgagagcagcagtgttagagctcctcctagtggctgaaagtagctGTTACTCTctgttagagctcctcctagtggctgaactGTTATTCACTCcgttagagctcctcctagtggctgaaagtagcAGTTACTCTCTCcgttagagctcctcctagtggctgaaagtagcCGTTACTCACTCcgttagagctcctcctagtggctgaaagtagcCGTTACTTTCTCcgttagagctcctcctagtggctgaaagtagcCGTTACTCACTCcgttagagctcctcctagtggctgaaagtagcCGTTACTCTCTCcgttagagctcctcctagtggctgaaagtagtagtataaataaagtttcaaCCATACACTTTGATAAGGTTTTATATTTTCTCCACTTTTATGTAGATTGACTTCAGATGATGTTTTCCTGTTTCTACACTGATTTTTatactgtaatgtgcttttcCTGCCACTAGCTTAGAGCtccccctagtggctgaaagtgagaaaTGCTCTCCAGTCACTGTAATCTAGCCTTCATGGGTTACTATTattaactaaaactagcagaaaaaataatttagttaactgaaattaaaaaaaaaacaaataataataattaaaaaataaataaaaaaataaatataaattacaatgaacaatgcaaaactaactaaaaccaAAGCAGAACAGCAGGtaaagttttagttttcttttaattttctccattttttctgtattatattatagtacCAGTAGgaagaacacaaacacagctcatttatataatataaataatttaatattaaaaacacagtgCTGCCATAATTAGAGCATCAATCTGGACGTCAATTAATTTAAGAAGCAGACTGTTTTATCAATTTCAACAAAATTTAACGCTCTGTTGGTTGGTTGCTTGTTAATGAAATGCACCCTGGGAGTTGTAGTCTCTTTTGGTTTTATGTCTGCACTCTTCTAAATCTGACTTTTTAATCAAAGAACCAGATATTTACTCAGATCTGGTTAATCTTTTGTTCTGATGatgaaatcagagagtttcctgttggtctctGACATTATTAATGAGAACTAGAACCAGACTTTTAGTGAAATAAGAGCTGCTGTAACTTAATGAGTGAGTCACCATGTTCCTGTCTCTGTCCTGCAGGATGAGGATGCTCTCTCCCTCCGTGTCGATGCCCGCTCTCCCGGCTCGTCCCACCATCTGTTTGTACTGGCTCCTCTTCAGGAAGTCGGTGGCCACGTACGGCGAGCGCAGGATCACTCTGTGGACGCCGAGGTCAAACCCAAAAATAGATTAAATCTGTCATCTCAGAAGACGCAGCGCTGACTCAGCATTTCAAACACTAAATATCAAGACTATAGCTTTTATTAAAACTGTAATGACTGTTTAATACTGCAGTGATTCAGGTTTAATGGCTAAATGTTTGCTTGTAGTATCTCCAATAATGACCCTTCTACTGTAGAGCTGTAaagattagtcaattaatcaattagtcgacAAAGAGAATAAATTAATCTTAAACTATTTTGTTAATCCGTTGatggtttcagtcattttccaAACACAAAAAGCCGAACATCTTCCAGCTTCAGCTCCGGAAACATGataattttctgcttttctttgtcatttatggcagtaaactgaatatattttagttttggactgttgattaacataaaaagcaaactgaagatGTCACTGTTTGCactatttgttttaaaacacatttgatagactcaacaattaatcaaatattcaAGAAAACAAGCAGTAATAGTTAGTCGCAGCCTTTAAATTGAATCTCTTTGGGTTTGACTGTTGAGATTAtcttcattatcaattaatctgctgattatattattgattaatcgataaatttggtccataaaatgtcagaaaatagtgaaaaatctGGATCAGTGTTTCTCAAAGTTCAACAtgacgtcctcaaatgtctttaagattcagtttactgtcacagagactaaagaaaccaggaaatattcacatttaagaagctgaatcagagaattttaacattatttctttaaaaaaaaaagtctcaaaatGATTAACTGAATATCAAAAGAGTTGGCTaataattaattgtttaatctgtacagcTCTAGTTGACCATTGGTgccttcacaaaatatttacacaatgagatttttgatgaATAActatcagtaatgtggatataatggaGGTAGAGCGatcgtccaccaatcagaagatcagggtttgattcccggctcctccagccCACATGTCGATATGTCATTGTGCAaaatacttaaccccaaattgctcccgttgctttgtgaatgtgtgtgaatggttagtgtCCCTTTGATGAGCATGgtagcctctgccatcagtgtatgaatgtgtatgagtGGTTAGTCTCTCTCTGATGAGCATGGTAGTCTCTggcatcagtgtatgaatgtgtgaatggttagtatctgccatcagtgtatgaatgtgtgtgaatggctgAGTGAGTCGTATAAAAGCACTTTGAGGggtcataacgactagaaaagcgATATGTAAGgaaagttcatttatttatatttatttaatgactaAGTGGCAGATAAGAGAACAGCTACAACAGTCTGTTAAGTTTAGAAAATAACATCAATTTACTGTAAACACTTATGTCACATCATGATATAATATTACGATATCGTGACTTtaagatgatatctagtcttgatattgtaatattgttttAGCCGTCCTGCTTCTTGCCTCAGAGACTGACCTGCGAGCAGGAAGGTTGATGCCTGCAGCCAGCGTGGAGGTGCAGGTGAGGAGACACAGCACTCCGTTAGAGTACGCCTCCTCCACCAGCTTCCTCTCCTCGCTGGTCAGACCGCTGTGATGATACGCCAAACCGAACGGGACGGTCCTCCGCAGCACCGGACACACCGAGCCGTTCCCGCTGTCCTTCAGATCTCTGAGGAGGACGGACTTCTCCTTCTCCCGGTGCCGCAGGAAGTCCCTGAGACAGTCAGGAGGACATGATGGAGTCAGACAAaggagacagcagaggagacagcagaggagacaCTAGAGGAGACACTAGAGGAGACACCAGAGGAGACACCAGAGGAGACACCAGaggagacagcagaggagacaCTAGAGGAGACACTAGAGGAGACACTAGAGGAGACATTAGaggagacagcagaggagacaCTAGAGGAGACACTAGAGGAGACATTAGaggagacagcagaggagacaCTAGAGGAGACACTAGaggagacagcagaggagacaCTAGAGGAGACACCAGAGGAGACACTAGAGGAGACACTAGAGGAGACACTAGAGGGGACACCAGAGGAGACACCAGAGGAGACACCAGaggagacagcagaggagacaCTAGAGGAGACACCAGAGGAGACACCAGAGGAGACACCAGAGGAGACACCAGAGGAGACACCAGAGGACAGACCAGCTTCACTCACTCTTTCAGGTATTTGCAGATCATCGCTGCGACGTTCTCACAGTTTTTCTTCGTGGGACAGAAGACGAGACAGGAATGAGTCGGGATGACTTCGGTCACCAGAGCGATGATGTGATCCGGATCGATCTTCTGCATGGAGCTGGAGTACTGCGGGACGGCACAGAGGACACAGACATGGAGCTTTGTGGTGTTTCGTGGTTGTCAAGTTTCTTTTCTGCTGGTCTACACAGAGGAGagtttatacattatttatatttaactttaGTTGTGCTACTTGTTCAAACTGGGCTGGAAAACTGGTTTTAAatgcagaataaaaaaaaatctttctttaaTCTCTTTCaatctgtacaataaataaatcaactctgatcctgatccGCTTCTAAGTCGTCTAGAAGTCAAGTTTTTACTGATCAGCAGACAGATTAGAAGTTATTAGTTAGTTAAGAAAAACAACGTAGACAGAGATATTTACTTAGATAATcatatctgtctgtgtttgtttggagCTGATAAACATGATTAGAAACAAGatggaggtttctggcacaacttcatcTACTTCCAGGATGTGTGGAGGACAAAAAGTCTGAAGAAAGTCAAAAGTCCAGCAACAATAGTAGTAAGAAGTTAAATATCAGACCAGTGTGCTTcatgttgctggagctttgactggCTGGTAAAAATGTCTTCCCCATGCTTTATGGGTCTGTCCTCACCTTTCACATCCACACAACCACTAGTAGGCATGGGATGGTAAGTGAATATTCTTCTGACCTTAAAGTTGAGGTGACGTGATAATCTGAAGCAGTCCTCTTCTTTTGGGTCCACTTCATAGATGGTGTCATTCAGTTTAACGTATTCTTTCAGCTGaacctgaacgcaccacagaCTTGTTTTAATACAagtcacaaaaacaaactttttacacatttacagcaaTAACAACACAGACTAACATTAACTCAATTAAATATCTGTTCATTATAACCAGTGATGGGCATAACACCATTTAAATAAAcagcgttacttttttcagtaacgggtaatgtaactaatCACTATTTCCATCGTTACAACGCCGTTACGTTACTTCATTAAATGAGGcacgttacaaactgaagctaatctactcagtgaacctgttctcatccaactttgctctcagccacaaaagacgggaggggcgggacaacagtgatgatgattggttaaggcagagtaagatttcatggtaagccaatcagaggcagcctcacacacacacacacactagcagaagctgcagcgaTGGCGAGTTCAGAGGAaaaggttgtgtttttaaacaggaagtagagacacTACTTTAATCTCCTGGAGGTAAAAggcaggaacatacatgtgaaatgtacattatgtatcagagcGTCTGTTACAAGCAACTCTGACCTAATGAAGCATCTCTCAACGGCACACGCCACTACAACACTTGTGACCAAAAACACAGTTGTTGACGCTGTTGGCTGTTTTATGCTTACATCTGCCTTTAGAAACCCACttagaaaaaaatccaaattctTAGACATATTTATacgttttttaaacattattattttttaaagtaacgcaatagttactttccctggtaactagttacttttataatggagtaattcagttactaactcagtttACTCTTTGGGAGAAGTAAATGTAactataactaattactttttaaaagtaacgttACCCAACACTGCTTATAACTACAAAACAAAACCATCATCCACATTTGTGTTTAACATGATATATTACCTAAAGTGGTCCATAGCTCTCTATTGGTAATATTTACTCTACTTTCCACTCCCCAATTTAGTGAACTGATCCATCACAGTGAATATATAAAGAtaaagtctgttttttaaattgtaatagTTAAGTTAttactgtgtgtttatacagtgtagggttagggttagttagggttaggtaagtTCATCTGCAGCAGGTCCGTCTCAAGCTTATGTCCAGCTACCAAAGCTTGATTTTTATAGTGCAGAGAGAAGAATGGAAACAGGCTTTATGAGAAAGCTTGCAGgaagataaatgagtgttttaaTCAATTAGAAATCACTTACAGGTCTGAAGTCATTCGTGTAGTTTTCAGCTTTCATGAACGTCTGCAGGTCTTTGATGTTTCCCAGAGTGGCGCTCATCCCAATAATCTGAGTCATTTCTGAAAAACAAGAGCAGGactgtttatttaattcaaaaaATATCATTAAATAACTCCTATTCTTCACATCTctagctctatattaatattctggtgctctactggaatatctttgcatgatttccagttaaaaactccttatttatctttatgcagccgctcagtctgaaacaggccgttttagttTCTTTAAGTCTCCAAAGGGTTAAAAACCATCGCAGCATCCTGAAACCTGGCCTTTGTCTTACAGACAGCATCTCTACAAACATTCACCTCAAGTTATAAATGCCAGAAAATAACTAAAAGCTGAATATGCCTcctgtaaataaaaaacaggtgAACAAAGTCAAACCATAAATGATAAAAAGAGACACTTACTGCTCACGTATAGAACTTTAGCTAGAGTCATTTCTATCACCGCCCCTCTGCTGCCGTCTCCCAGCATGTGAAGCTgtgtgaggaagagaaaagacgtcattaaaccacagactgtataaaagaaatggacgtaacatccgtgacgtcacccattggtttgtggactgctgctcggaagccaatagtttcaaatctgggcagcgccatcttgaaaatttcaggtgcatgctgggaaaaataaaaacacggattctacttatatgggcatgaggcggattcatggacggacgtatgggagGGACCAACGGCggggcggggaggttgctatggttacgagggctggatctcgaggacattggtcaatcaacctgtcaatcaggacgtagccacgccctaatgcataccctgctttatcgtcacatataaaatcagggaggccaaaatgtcccaaatgaacatcatactgcattgaagaaggctttaaactagcgattgagaccataaacacattttgaaaacgtttactgaggttagaaatcaagtgagaagttggtgaattctccattgacttgtatagagacggtcgccccctggtggccttttgatagaatgcagctctaagttacttctccattggcttcttttcagaggacaggaactccccgcctgcatTAAACCTTCCTGTGCTTTAGTTTATTTAACCATGTGAAACGTTTTCACACTGCAGCGTACCTcatccaccaccaccagccCGAGGTGGTCCAGCCGGTCGCTCTCAATCAGAGAGTTGACGAGGCTGTGAGCTTTTTCTATTGTAGCGATGTAAAGAgacctctgcttcctcctcttcatcggAGGAAACTTCCCCTTGCTGCCAGCGTACTCCTCCACCATGAAGTCCAGCTCCAGGCCAAAGCTCGCTAACCCACgaacctcaaaaaaaaaaaaaaaaaaaaaaaacacaaaacaggtcGGAGCTTTAAATTAAAAGCTGTGAGTGAAGTCAAGGAGTCCCACAGAGCTCTATTCACCATTTACATAAATGTTAAAAGTACATATTTATTTCTGAATAGACAAAAATATCAAGTTTCTTTTCTGCTGGTCTGCACAGAGGAGagtttatacattattatttatatttaactttaGTTGTGCTACTTGTTCAAACTGGGCTGGAAAACGGgttttaaatgcaaaataaaataaatctttcaatctgtacaataaatcaatcaatcaatatttccactttatttataaagctccaaatcacaacagagtcatgtgaaggctctttccacatagagcaggtctaaacccaactcttcaggtttcatttaaagagacccaacattcccacatgagcagcacttggtgacagtggagagaaaaaactccctttaacaggaagaaccctcagaaccagactcagagtgggagaacatcttttaacaggaagaaccctcagaaccagactcagagtgggagaacatcttttaacaggaagaaccctcagaaccagactcagagtgggagaacatcttttaacaggaagaaccctcagaaccagactcagagtgggagaacatcttttaacaggaagaaccctcagaaccagactcagagtgggagaacatcttttaacaggaagaaccctcagaaccagactcagagtgggagaacatcttttaacaggaagaaccctcagaaccagactcagagtgggagaacatcttttaacaggaagaaccctcagaaccagactcttcctgttaaaagatgttctcccactctgagtctggttctgggggttcttcctgttaaaagatgttctcccactctgagtctggttctgagggttcttcctgttaaagggaattttttctctccactgtcaccaagtgctgctcatgtgggaatgttgggtctcttgaaacctgaagagttcggtttagacctgctctatgtggaaagagccttgagataact
This window harbors:
- the LOC128379958 gene encoding helicase POLQ-like, producing the protein MNEARREIKVKRVSSRKRSRDSWKTQLTPARKGGGEELCPRNWKLSSIMADIKAVEYCSDSEDLFGDYDSILEDSSFLAKLDDAEQSERQRDLQTHAVDQQQDFTSLRPSKPSSEDVLTDSILDGLGDESFEDLPVSQLEFQERVNEKAKKSRLQDGDKTSTPFRSSDAKRRTEDQTKRHTEDQTKRHTEDQTKRHTEDQTKRQTKARRSVADQLKRTMLCNAAVPSELSRSVVLKEAVVSEEISVAMLAMETVSAQTTDLGPFFGLPTKVRDLIYNLRGIKSLYDWQETCLNLDCVHQRKNLIYSLPTSGGKTLVAEILILRELLCRKKDCLFILPYISLVQEKVRGLASFGLELDFMVEEYAGSKGKFPPMKRRKQRSLYIATIEKAHSLVNSLIESDRLDHLGLVVVDELHMLGDGSRGAVIEMTLAKVLYVSKMTQIIGMSATLGNIKDLQTFMKAENYTNDFRPVQLKEYVKLNDTIYEVDPKEEDCFRLSRHLNFKYSSSMQKIDPDHIIALVTEVIPTHSCLVFCPTKKNCENVAAMICKYLKEDFLRHREKEKSVLLRDLKDSGNGSVCPVLRRTVPFGLAYHHSGLTSEERKLVEEAYSNGVLCLLTCTSTLAAGINLPARRVILRSPYVATDFLKRSQYKQMVGRAGRAGIDTEGESILILQDRDRNMAKNLVCAPMENCYSNLMHDDGKGVLSLILSLIGLNITRSVAQIWDFLCGTLLYVQQQQLCEEKSLQDVVRQCVDFLKEKNLVTASADTHGESLQVTKLGRATFKGSVDLTRSDELYSDLSKGLEGLLLNSYLHLVYLVTPYDMISQCKPDWMIYFRQFTLLSAAEQKMSATVGVPESFVARKAAGQTVKKSVNMVVVSRMYLALVLFSLLKETSLWSVSDKFQLSRGFIQTLLSSSSAFCSCVLHFTEELEEFWPFRALLTELTRRLSYCVQAELIPLMEVVGVMESRAKQLYNAGYKTLTHLANADPAVLSKTIENLYKKQANLIVASAKMLLNEKAAALQEEVDELLMMPVDFPSASHTLFT